CGAGAATCCCTTCCTTGGATTTTCCGTTCGAGAATCGGTTTTTGCCGAAGTGCACCCCTACCCATGCAGCCATAGGATCTCCGATCACGAGAAACAGCATGGATAAGATCGTTATGTCGGGGGGAAAGAAAAGTACGACGAACAGGATGGAAAGAAAATACGGAAAGGTTCCGTTGATCCTGTATTTTTCCTCCTCTTTCAATAAGGGACCCGCTACCTTCACGAAAAGGTTTTGGACCGCTTGAACGTGAAAGCGGGAATACTCCAGAACCACCAACAATACAAGACAGACGAATAGGATGACGGTGATGAGCACCCAAGTCGCGTGCTGCATACCGAAAGCTCCTTGGAAAACGTCCATATAATAGCAGAC
The genomic region above belongs to Leptospira fletcheri and contains:
- a CDS encoding diacylglycerol/polyprenol kinase family protein, encoding MTRPASFNYFRKAWHLLGLLIPVCYYMDVFQGAFGMQHATWVLITVILFVCLVLLVVLEYSRFHVQAVQNLFVKVAGPLLKEEEKYRINGTFPYFLSILFVVLFFPPDITILSMLFLVIGDPMAAWVGVHFGKNRFSNGKSKEGILAFILSTLVVGLWFLYLVQAQPKILGIYHFGSGSLGENLILILPAIISAAVTELYSGTYWNGLIDDNLLIPVVSALVLGVVAYLVLGIHADRIFLNPLQMIY